In one Dermacentor albipictus isolate Rhodes 1998 colony chromosome 4, USDA_Dalb.pri_finalv2, whole genome shotgun sequence genomic region, the following are encoded:
- the LOC135899504 gene encoding neprilysin-2-like, whose protein sequence is MTSSLEIKKKKMSTEVRISKTKKRGHKRRGHRNRNEKEPIVDEAAAKQGSKSTVRSQRSSRARNRSKPVPKDVAEPLQQPVPKDVAEPQQQQPALVATTRSHHKSSKSKFVPAQEASTRPLKEKSAQPQRKPSARRRHKSKKAADSSHLVTLQDALAMAAAVVTIPPPVLTQEHVAKPSCASCGGGPAVGSVVPRILCAVSVGVLLVSAFTASMLAASTTEPPTPCRSEGCLYHAYRLASASNRTADPCVDFYAYVCGRWQASHEGARSQAEDAAMALAVDVISSLERPLASNRVVGNLVSTCVANKIGVSADAFIGVAKLLGLPMFTKDKFSGHPMEHLVRLCLRWNLDLVFGLRVVSDNRKPFLLLTRHRKHVVPEVRSAARRYARTHVRKHINAFASANMQLLRAVQEGLFNAVNFEREDQTLLTLANLTMATTSVQEWVTFLNAHSSSKQVFDENSLIVLENVGMVKSLDGVLTKYKREDVVASVCWVFVEEYLWLLTDLRSNDSHATAKETSDMESDSRLLQRHRPAACLAYVDTFLGLLSGANHIKDTFPESSQRQLNEIFESIDNELIILANASTWIDAKTKERVVAKVRKVQRDVWPEVTVLSIEALLALHSKMRTSKHDNFLAVFSNSRSLLGNERYSDVLFRNLKSTPLGNAGYIYHVNRVLMSVAAIGAPFFYPHTPSSVNYGGLTSVYATQLLRLLDNTGVTYSSNDSGTLWMKESIMEYNQRADCQMADVQRVDHVPLLPFLPALEVAYAAFSRQPGQDITIDAEELGPTSGARLFFMSYCHALCGKERSGGAEKCNFPLRNFLPFAATFDCSPGTWMSGGKCSFFGA, encoded by the coding sequence ATGACTTCATCGCtggaaataaagaagaagaaaatgtcaACCGAAGTGCGCATCAGTAAGACTAAGAAACGCGGTCATAAGAGACGCGGTCATCGTAACAGGAACGAGAAGGAGCCGATTGTTGACGAGGCAGCGGCGAAGCAGGGCAGCAAGTCCACGGTTCGCAGCCAGCGCAGCAGTCGTGCTCGGAACCGCTCGAAGCCGGTGCCCAAGGACGTGGCCGAGCCGCTGCAGCAGCCGGTGCCCAAGGACGTGGCcgagccgcagcagcagcagcctgcgttgGTAGCAACCACTCGAAGCCATCACAAATCGTCTAAGAGCAAATTTGTTCCTGCTCAGGAAGCGTCGACCCGACCACTTAAAGAAAAAAGCGCGCAGCCTCAGCGGAAGCCGTCTGCTCGCCGGCGCCACAAGTCAAAGAAGGCTGCAGATTCTTCACACTTGGTTACACTCCAAGACGCATTGGCTATGGCCGCTGCTGTCGTGACAATACCGCCACCCGTGCTCACTCAAGAACACGTGGCGAAGCCGTCGTGTGCGTCGTGTGGCGGTGGACCGGCCGTAGGCTCGGTCGTACCACGTATCCTCTGCGCAGTCTCGGTCGGAGTTCTTCTGGTGAGCGCATTCACCGCCAGTATGCTGGCAGCCAGCACAACCGAGCCGCCGACGCCGTGCAGATCCGAGGGCTGCCTGTATCATGCGTATCGCCTCGCATCCGCCTCCAACAGAACAGCGGACCCATGCGTAGACTTTTACGCCTACGTCTGTGGCCGGTGGCAGGCATCCCATGAGGGAGCTCGGAGTCAGGCAGAGGACGCTGCCATGGCGCTAGCGGTGGACGTGATCAGCAGCCTCGAGCGACCTTTGGCCAGCAACAGAGTCGTTGGAAACCTTGTTTCGACATGCGTCGCAAATAAGATTGGCGTCAGTGCAGATGCATTCATTGGTGTCGCCAAGCTTCTGGGCCTTCCCATGTTCACAAAAGACAAATTTTCAGGCCACCCGATGGAGCATCTCGTCCGTCTCTGCCTTCGGTGGAACCTAGACCTAGTTTTCGGCTTGCGAGTCGTCTCTGACAACCGCAAACCTTTCCTTTTGCTCACGAGACACCGGAAGCATGTGGTACCGGAAGTACGCAGTGCTGCTAGGCGCTACGCTCGGACACACGTCCGAAAACACATCAACGCATTTGCCAGTGCCAATATGCAGCTGTTGCGTGCCGTACAAGAAGGTCTCTTCAACGCCGTGAATTTCGAGCGAGAAGACCAGACATTACTCACACTGGCCAACCTAACCATGGCCACGACATCAGTTCAAGAGTGGGTGACATTTCTGAACGCCCACAGTAGTAGCAAGCAAGTGTTCGATGAAAACAGCCTAATTGTACTAGAGAACGTCGGCATGGTGAAGAGCCTTGATGGCGTTCTGACCAAGTACAAACGAGAGGATGTCGTTGCCAGTGTTTGCTGGGTGTTTGTGGAAGAGTATCTGTGGCTCTTGACAGACCTGCGCTCCAATGATTCACACGCGACAGCAAAGGAAACGTCGGATATGGAGAGCGACTCCAGACTATTGCAAAGGCACAGACCTGCAGCGTGCCTAGCCTACGTGGATACTTTTCTAGGACTACTCAGTGGTGCTAATCACATTAAGGACACCTTTCCGGAATCATCGCAAAGGCAGCTAAATGAAATCTTCGAGAGCATCGATAATGAACTGATTATTCTCGCCAACGCATCCACCTGGATAGACGCCAAAACAAAGGAACGCGTGGTGGCAAAGGTTAGAAAAGTGCAGCGAGACGTATGGCCCGAAGTCACAGTTTTAAGCATCGAAGCGCTCCTCGCTCTCCATAGCAAGATGCGAACTTCGAAGCATGACAATTTTCTTGCTGTCTTTTCCAATTCGAGGTCACTCCTTGGCAACGAGCGTTATTCGGACGTATTATTCAGGAACCTGAAGTCTACACCCTTAGGAAATGCCGGCTACATTTACCACGTGAATCGCGTTCTTATGTCTGTTGCCGCCATCGGAGCTCCCTTCTTCTATCCGCACACGCCAAGCTCCGTGAACTACGGAGGTCTCACTTCTGTATACGCCACCCAGTTGCTGCGCCTCCTGGATAATACTGGGGTGACGTACAGCTCCAATGATAGTGGCACGTTGTGGATGAAAGAAAGTATCATGGAGTACAATCAGAGAGCAGACTGCCAGATGGCAGACGTGCAGAGAGTTGACCACGTGCCACTGCTTCCTTTCCTGCCAGCGTTGGAAGTTGCGTATGCTGCCTTCTCAAGACAACCTGGCCAAGATATTACAATTGACGCAGAGGAATTGGGACCCACGTCAGGTGCCAGGTTATTCTTCATGAGCTATTGCCACGCGCTGTGTGGTAAAGAGCGGAGTGGCGGAGCTGAGAAATGCAACTTCCCTCTGCGCAATTTTCTGCCTTTTGCAGCTACTTTTGACTGTTCCCCAGGGACGTGGATGTCCGGTGGGAAGTGCTCATTTTTTGGAGCCTAA